The Gammaproteobacteria bacterium genome has a window encoding:
- a CDS encoding peptide chain release factor 3, with protein MSAIVHEAARRRTFAIISHPDAGKTTLTEKLLLFGGAIQLAGTVKGRKAARHVTSDWMELEKQRGISVTSSVMQFPYRDKIINLLDTPGHEDFSEDTYRTLTAVDSALMVIDSAKGVEERTIKLLEVCRLRDTPIISFINKLDREGRPPIELLDEIETVLKIRCAPVTWPIGMGKGFKGIFHLHNDSVHLYSPSHGGKIQQGETVQGLNNPRLDELFGTQAGELREEIELVKGASHAFDFEAFRAGELTPVFFGSAMNNFGVRELLEAFVEYAPSPLPRATTTRTVSPEEDKFTGFVFKIQANMDPAHRDRIAFMRVCSGSYTKGMKLHQVRLKREVQISNAITFMAGEREHIDEAYPGDIIGLHNHGTIQIGDTFTQGEDLKFTGIPHFAPELFRRARLRDPLRMKALQKGLDQLCEEGATQLFKPLSSNDLILGAVGTLQFDVVTYRLQHEYGVECSFESVPVVTARWVSSDNAKKLEEFRLKLADHLALDNAGDLAYIAPTRINLELTRERWPDIQFRATREH; from the coding sequence ATGTCCGCAATTGTCCATGAAGCGGCGCGCCGCCGCACCTTCGCCATTATCTCACACCCCGATGCCGGTAAGACCACGCTCACCGAGAAGCTGTTGCTGTTCGGGGGCGCGATCCAGCTTGCCGGCACGGTGAAGGGGCGTAAGGCTGCGCGCCATGTAACATCCGACTGGATGGAGCTGGAGAAGCAGCGTGGCATTTCGGTGACCTCGTCGGTGATGCAGTTTCCCTACCGCGACAAGATTATCAATCTGCTCGACACTCCCGGCCACGAGGATTTTTCCGAAGACACCTACCGCACCCTCACCGCCGTGGACTCCGCGCTCATGGTGATTGATTCCGCCAAGGGCGTGGAGGAGCGCACTATCAAGCTGCTGGAGGTGTGCCGGTTGCGCGATACGCCCATCATCAGCTTTATCAATAAGCTCGATCGTGAGGGCCGTCCGCCCATCGAGTTGCTCGATGAAATTGAAACGGTTTTGAAGATACGCTGCGCGCCGGTCACCTGGCCGATTGGCATGGGCAAGGGCTTTAAGGGCATTTTTCACTTGCATAACGACAGCGTGCATTTATACAGCCCCAGTCACGGGGGTAAGATTCAACAGGGTGAGACAGTACAGGGGTTGAACAATCCCAGGCTTGATGAACTGTTTGGCACACAGGCCGGCGAGCTGCGTGAGGAAATCGAGTTGGTGAAAGGCGCGAGCCATGCCTTTGACTTCGAGGCGTTTCGCGCAGGCGAGTTGACGCCGGTGTTTTTCGGCTCGGCGATGAATAATTTCGGCGTGCGGGAATTGCTGGAAGCCTTTGTGGAATACGCACCGTCGCCGCTGCCCCGCGCGACCACGACCCGCACGGTGTCGCCCGAGGAAGATAAATTCACCGGCTTTGTGTTTAAGATTCAAGCCAACATGGACCCCGCGCATCGTGATCGTATCGCCTTCATGCGCGTGTGTTCGGGGAGCTATACCAAGGGCATGAAGCTGCATCAAGTGCGGCTCAAGCGCGAGGTGCAGATCTCCAACGCCATCACCTTCATGGCCGGCGAGCGGGAACACATTGATGAGGCGTACCCCGGCGATATTATCGGCTTGCACAACCACGGCACCATCCAGATCGGCGACACCTTTACTCAAGGCGAGGATCTGAAATTCACCGGCATCCCGCACTTCGCGCCGGAGCTGTTTCGCCGTGCGCGGCTGCGCGATCCGCTGCGCATGAAGGCGCTGCAGAAAGGTCTGGATCAGCTTTGCGAAGAGGGCGCGACACAATTGTTTAAGCCGCTGAGCAGCAATGACCTGATCCTGGGTGCGGTCGGGACGCTGCAATTTGATGTGGTGACCTACCGCCTGCAACACGAATATGGCGTCGAGTGCAGCTTCGAGAGTGTGCCGGTGGTGACCGCGCGCTGGGTGAGCAGCGACAACGCGAAAAAGCTGGAGGAATTTCGCCTCAAACTGGCCGATCATCTGGCGCTCGACAACGCGGGCGATTTGGCCTACATCGCCCCCACCCGGATCAATCTGGAATTGACCCGGGAGCGCTGGCCGGACATACAGTTCCGGGCCACGCGCGAGCATTAA
- a CDS encoding uracil-DNA glycosylase, whose protein sequence is MGIDLWERPSDRPLSPIATMHQTVSPSSGPAGHLLPQAGEGESVRPSGRKVLGGRTAVADESPLESSSVAPVVLPLTYREELMSREAGRRERPATLVEPFASALPCASEAKILQGHAQPACDAAESAQSTIMSMDWPTLEQAVLACTRCALHKTRTHAVPGVGNRRAEWLVIGEAPGADEDRQGEPFVGRAGQLLNAMLRAIGLAREEVYITNIVKCRPPSNREPLPEEAAACEPYLKRQIALIKPKIILAVGRIAAQNLLKTDTKIGALRGKRHVYPGSDIPVAVTYHPAYLLRSPQEKRKAWEDLRFASRVFKGET, encoded by the coding sequence ATGGGCATAGATCTCTGGGAGAGACCGTCTGATCGCCCATTGTCGCCAATTGCGACCATGCATCAGACGGTCTCTCCCTCATCCGGCCCTGCGGGCCACCTTCTCCCACAGGCGGGAGAAGGAGAGTCAGTGCGGCCTTCCGGCCGCAAGGTTTTGGGCGGGCGTACGGCGGTCGCTGATGAATCACCCCTCGAATCGTCTTCGGTCGCTCCCGTCGTCCTGCCTCTGACGTACAGGGAAGAACTAATGTCGCGGGAGGCAGGACGCCGGGAGCGACCCGCGACACTAGTAGAACCCTTCGCCAGCGCTCTTCCCTGTGCGTCGGAGGCCAAGATTTTGCAAGGCCATGCTCAACCGGCCTGTGACGCGGCCGAGTCGGCACAGTCCACCATTATGAGCATGGATTGGCCCACATTGGAGCAAGCGGTGCTCGCTTGCACGCGCTGCGCACTGCATAAGACCCGTACCCACGCCGTGCCCGGCGTAGGCAACCGCCGGGCCGAGTGGCTGGTGATCGGCGAAGCTCCGGGCGCGGACGAAGACCGTCAAGGCGAGCCGTTTGTGGGGCGCGCCGGACAATTGCTGAACGCCATGCTGAGGGCTATCGGTCTTGCGCGTGAAGAGGTTTACATCACAAACATCGTCAAGTGCCGGCCCCCAAGCAACCGCGAACCTTTACCTGAGGAGGCGGCGGCCTGTGAGCCCTATCTCAAACGCCAAATAGCGTTGATAAAGCCCAAGATCATTCTGGCCGTTGGACGCATCGCCGCGCAAAACCTGCTCAAGACCGACACCAAGATCGGCGCCTTGCGCGGCAAACGTCATGTTTATCCGGGGAGCGACATCCCCGTCGCCGTGACCTATCATCCGGCCTATCTGTTGCGCTCGCCGCAGGAAAAGCGCAAGGCGTGGGAAGATCTGCGGTTTGCATCCCGTGTGTTCAAGGGCGAGACGTGA
- a CDS encoding efflux RND transporter permease subunit produces the protein MFNTLIAWSLHNRLIVLAMTLVLFVVGGLTLQRMALDVFPEFAPPQVVVQTEAPGMAPQDVESLITYPLESAINGTPGVTAVRSKTSVGLSTIVVVFDAGTDVYLDRQLVNERIRNVLGRLPPGSEPVMLPVTSAVGWLVKYALTSNSLSPEELRTLSDWDIRPRILSLGGIASVVSIGGEVKQYQVRLDPQRMLAYQISVEQVREALRNSNVNVPGAFLQQPGQEFIVSGIGRVTSLEDIKNTLITIRNQIPITVGNVAEVAFGGEIKRGDGAYGLKDAVIGTVSKAYGADTVTTTAKVEKALADIKEKLPPGVEMETEVFRQANFIEAAVHNLNVALLEGALIVIAVLFIFLANWRASFITFLSMPASFVGGILVMYAFGIGINAMTLGGLAIAIGEVVDNGIITVENVVRRLRLNRNAERPLPTMEVVFDAVQEILNSVVYATLIIILIFLPIFFLEDLAGRIFSPLGIAYIASVTVSLGVAVTTVPALCYFLLVRKDEKRLDRGVKLRALDRQELAADAAGHGGGDGHEKETRFVMGLKRQFERVLNVALRRFWWVIGMSILALAFALSLLPFFGRSFLPEFQEGNFIIAMVTLPGTSLEESMRLGKLVREGVLKYPQAVSISQRAGRSELDEDAQPPNFSEFDVRLDFEKNSSMPADVLLENIRKDLGDIPGAVFNIGQFIAHRFDEVESGVRAQVAIKIFGEQLSQLYQLGQQVRGILENVPGAVDVNVEQQINVPQVSIKIDREKAARYGINVGNVAQDIQLFLNGENVSSILEGRRTFDLNVRLQSSQRNSVEDIRNILVDAPALAEGNGKIPLRQVADVNVQDEPYAISRESVQRLLVVGFNVQGRDLGSVIADTQAAINKEIKLPPGYYIEYGGQFESQQAANRILLSFGILAIFGALLLLYKAFGTFREALLVMFNLPLAMIGGIVALYLAGADMSVAAIIGFITLFGIATRNGIILVSHYNQLREEGKPLHEVVVQGTLDRLVPVLMTAATAALGLIPLLWGSPVGKELERPLAQVVLGGLVTATLLNMVVVPTVYNRIEQWRERREARLTAQQVKTPQQLNPQLNPEETVA, from the coding sequence ATGTTTAACACCTTGATCGCCTGGTCGCTGCACAATCGACTCATCGTGCTGGCAATGACCCTTGTTTTGTTCGTCGTCGGCGGATTGACCTTGCAGCGCATGGCCTTGGACGTCTTTCCTGAATTCGCGCCGCCGCAGGTGGTGGTGCAGACCGAGGCGCCGGGCATGGCGCCGCAGGACGTGGAGTCGCTCATCACCTATCCACTGGAGAGCGCCATCAACGGCACGCCCGGTGTGACCGCCGTTCGCTCCAAGACCTCCGTCGGTTTGTCCACCATTGTCGTCGTCTTTGATGCAGGCACCGACGTTTACCTCGACCGGCAACTCGTCAATGAGCGTATCCGGAATGTGCTTGGCCGTCTGCCTCCGGGCAGCGAGCCTGTCATGTTGCCGGTCACCTCGGCCGTGGGCTGGCTGGTGAAGTACGCCCTCACCAGCAATAGTCTGTCACCCGAGGAATTGCGCACGCTCTCCGATTGGGATATCCGGCCGCGTATTTTGTCATTGGGCGGCATCGCCTCGGTCGTTTCCATCGGCGGCGAGGTCAAGCAGTACCAAGTTCGTTTGGATCCGCAGCGCATGCTGGCCTACCAGATTAGCGTCGAGCAAGTGCGCGAGGCTCTGCGGAACTCTAATGTCAATGTGCCGGGCGCCTTCCTGCAGCAACCCGGGCAGGAATTCATCGTCAGCGGCATAGGGCGGGTCACCTCACTCGAGGATATCAAAAACACGCTGATCACCATCCGCAACCAGATACCCATCACCGTCGGCAACGTGGCCGAGGTGGCCTTCGGCGGCGAGATCAAGCGCGGCGATGGCGCCTATGGCTTGAAAGACGCGGTGATCGGCACGGTGTCCAAGGCCTACGGGGCCGATACCGTCACCACCACCGCGAAAGTGGAAAAGGCGCTCGCCGACATCAAAGAGAAGCTACCACCCGGCGTTGAAATGGAAACGGAAGTCTTCCGCCAGGCAAATTTCATAGAGGCGGCGGTGCACAACCTGAATGTTGCGCTCCTGGAAGGCGCGCTGATCGTCATCGCCGTGTTGTTCATATTCCTGGCGAACTGGCGCGCCTCTTTCATCACCTTTTTGTCCATGCCGGCATCCTTTGTGGGTGGCATCCTGGTGATGTACGCCTTCGGCATCGGCATCAACGCCATGACACTCGGAGGACTCGCCATCGCCATCGGCGAGGTGGTGGACAACGGCATCATCACTGTGGAGAACGTGGTGCGCCGGCTACGCCTGAACCGCAACGCCGAGCGTCCGTTGCCAACGATGGAGGTGGTGTTCGACGCGGTGCAGGAAATTCTCAATTCGGTCGTGTATGCCACGCTCATCATCATCCTGATCTTCCTGCCGATCTTCTTCCTGGAGGATCTGGCGGGGCGCATCTTCAGTCCGTTGGGCATCGCCTATATCGCCTCGGTGACCGTATCGCTGGGCGTGGCGGTGACCACGGTGCCGGCGCTGTGCTACTTCCTTTTGGTGCGCAAGGACGAGAAACGCTTGGATCGGGGCGTGAAGCTGCGCGCCCTGGATCGCCAGGAGCTCGCCGCAGATGCTGCGGGCCACGGCGGCGGTGACGGACACGAAAAGGAAACGCGTTTCGTGATGGGACTGAAGCGCCAGTTCGAGCGCGTGCTGAACGTGGCGTTGCGCCGGTTCTGGTGGGTAATCGGGATGTCCATACTGGCGCTCGCGTTCGCGCTGTCCTTATTACCCTTCTTCGGCCGTTCGTTTTTGCCGGAGTTTCAGGAAGGCAACTTTATTATCGCCATGGTGACGTTGCCCGGAACCTCCTTAGAGGAGTCCATGCGGCTCGGCAAGCTGGTGCGCGAAGGTGTGCTCAAGTATCCGCAGGCTGTGTCCATATCGCAGCGCGCAGGCCGCAGTGAGCTGGACGAAGACGCCCAGCCGCCCAATTTCAGCGAATTCGACGTGCGGCTGGATTTTGAAAAGAATTCCAGCATGCCCGCGGACGTTCTGCTGGAAAATATCCGCAAGGATCTTGGCGATATACCGGGCGCGGTGTTCAACATCGGCCAGTTTATCGCACACCGTTTCGACGAGGTGGAATCCGGGGTGCGCGCGCAGGTGGCCATCAAGATCTTCGGGGAGCAGCTTTCGCAGTTGTACCAACTCGGCCAACAGGTGCGCGGCATTCTCGAGAACGTGCCGGGCGCGGTGGACGTTAACGTCGAGCAGCAGATCAACGTGCCCCAGGTGAGCATCAAGATCGATCGCGAAAAGGCCGCCCGCTACGGCATCAACGTAGGGAATGTGGCGCAGGACATCCAGTTGTTCCTGAACGGCGAAAACGTCTCCAGCATTCTGGAAGGGCGCCGCACCTTCGACCTCAACGTGCGCTTGCAGAGTTCGCAGCGTAACAGCGTGGAGGACATCCGCAACATACTGGTTGACGCGCCTGCCCTGGCCGAGGGCAACGGTAAGATTCCCTTGCGCCAGGTCGCCGATGTGAACGTGCAGGATGAGCCTTACGCCATCAGCCGCGAGAGCGTCCAGCGCCTCCTGGTCGTGGGCTTCAACGTGCAGGGCCGCGATCTCGGCAGCGTCATCGCCGACACCCAAGCGGCGATCAACAAGGAAATCAAATTGCCGCCCGGCTACTACATCGAATACGGCGGACAATTCGAATCTCAGCAAGCGGCCAATCGCATCCTGCTCAGCTTCGGCATCCTGGCCATCTTCGGCGCCTTGCTGCTTCTTTACAAAGCCTTCGGCACCTTCCGCGAGGCGCTGTTGGTGATGTTCAACCTGCCGCTCGCGATGATCGGCGGCATCGTGGCCCTGTATCTGGCGGGCGCCGACATGAGCGTGGCCGCGATCATCGGCTTCATCACCTTATTTGGCATCGCCACCCGTAACGGCATCATCCTAGTCAGCCACTACAACCAGTTGCGTGAAGAGGGCAAGCCGCTACACGAGGTGGTGGTGCAGGGCACCCTGGATCGTCTGGTGCCGGTGCTGATGACGGCGGCCACCGCCGCACTGGGCCTCATCCCCTTGCTGTGGGGTTCGCCGGTCGGCAAAGAACTCGAGCGTCCCCTGGCGCAGGTGGTGCTGGGCGGGCTGGTGACGGCCACCTTATTGAATATGGTTGTGGTGCCTACCGTCTATAACCGCATCGAGCAATGGCGTGAGCGTCGTGAGGCCAGGCTTACCGCGCAGCAAGTTAAAACCCCACAGCAATTGAATCCACAACTTAACCCAGAGGAGACCGTAGCATGA
- a CDS encoding efflux RND transporter periplasmic adaptor subunit, whose protein sequence is MLFTLPQAFAHGEQIEVGGGARGPVQLTDQQKQAIALQSAPADVREIHKELNINGQVQLLPNRQADVDLRISGQVKALYANLGDTVKAGQNLAKVESRLSGDPPPSVTITAPMSGVIDARNVNIGQAVEPNTTLFHISDRSQLIVVAKVYEEDLGKVKVGQEARVHVLSYPDQVFAGKVTLIDPNLDPLSRTVNVWIELTNEKDVLKPNMFARASVILERNDAALAVPNGAIIEANGERFVFVGEGNTYRRVEVTVGARNDEYSQITEGLVPGDEVVTQGNRQVYTLWLTGGGKQAKEEKPATADTQPKADKQTKLEKH, encoded by the coding sequence ATGCTGTTCACGCTGCCCCAGGCCTTCGCACATGGTGAGCAAATCGAGGTCGGTGGCGGCGCGCGCGGTCCGGTGCAACTGACAGATCAGCAAAAGCAGGCTATTGCCTTGCAATCAGCCCCGGCAGATGTACGGGAGATCCATAAGGAACTGAACATCAACGGCCAGGTGCAACTACTGCCGAATCGCCAAGCCGATGTGGACCTGCGCATCAGCGGCCAGGTGAAGGCGCTGTACGCCAATCTGGGCGATACGGTAAAGGCCGGACAGAACCTGGCCAAGGTGGAGTCACGCCTAAGCGGCGACCCGCCCCCCAGCGTCACCATCACCGCCCCCATGAGCGGTGTCATTGATGCGCGCAATGTGAATATCGGCCAGGCGGTGGAGCCCAACACGACACTCTTTCATATCAGCGACCGCTCGCAGCTTATTGTCGTGGCGAAGGTGTATGAAGAAGACCTCGGCAAGGTCAAGGTGGGGCAGGAGGCTCGCGTCCATGTGCTGAGCTATCCCGACCAGGTCTTTGCCGGCAAGGTCACGCTGATAGACCCCAACCTCGATCCGCTGAGCCGTACCGTCAATGTATGGATAGAGTTGACTAATGAAAAAGACGTGCTCAAGCCTAATATGTTCGCCCGCGCTAGCGTAATTTTAGAGCGGAATGACGCGGCGCTCGCGGTGCCCAACGGCGCCATCATCGAGGCCAACGGTGAACGATTCGTGTTTGTCGGCGAAGGTAATACCTACCGGCGCGTGGAGGTGACCGTTGGTGCCCGCAATGACGAGTACAGCCAAATCACCGAGGGCCTGGTGCCTGGGGACGAGGTGGTGACACAGGGTAATCGCCAGGTATACACGCTCTGGCTGACCGGCGGCGGTAAACAGGCGAAAGAGGAGAAACCCGCGACGGCGGATACGCAGCCGAAGGCGGATAAGCAAACGAAGCTGGAGAAACACTAA
- a CDS encoding SelT/SelW/SelH family protein, producing the protein MTAKHRVEIEYCTQCRWLLRAAWLAQELLTTFEQELGEVALIPGTGGIFEVRVNGETLFSRKQQNRFPEAKEIKQLLRDTIAPDKDLGHSDR; encoded by the coding sequence ATGACCGCCAAACACCGCGTTGAAATCGAATACTGCACGCAGTGCCGCTGGCTGTTGCGCGCCGCCTGGCTGGCGCAAGAACTCCTCACCACCTTCGAGCAGGAATTGGGCGAAGTCGCGTTGATTCCAGGCACAGGCGGCATCTTTGAAGTCCGCGTAAACGGCGAGACACTGTTTTCGCGCAAACAACAGAACCGCTTTCCCGAAGCGAAAGAAATCAAACAACTGCTGCGCGATACAATCGCCCCTGATAAAGACCTCGGTCATAGCGATCGTTAA
- the folD gene encoding bifunctional methylenetetrahydrofolate dehydrogenase/methenyltetrahydrofolate cyclohydrolase FolD, whose protein sequence is MSAQIIDGKAIAAGIRLKLKQRVSERGRMGQRSPGLAVILVGDNPASEVYVASKRKACAEVGIVSLAHDLPANFTQERLLALIDDLNRNAAVDGILVQLPLPAHIDTETVIERILPDKDVDGFHPYNIGRLALRLPLLRPCTPYGVMMLLENTGLAIQGKHAVVVGASNIVGRPMALELLLAGCTVTVCHRFTMDLAAQVARADIVVSAVGKPGLIKGAWIKPGSIVIDVGMSRLESGALTGDVEFDEAKQRAAWITPVPGGVGPMTVATLLQNTLYAAEQFHTN, encoded by the coding sequence ATGAGCGCCCAGATCATTGACGGCAAGGCCATTGCCGCGGGGATACGTCTTAAACTTAAACAGCGCGTCAGCGAGCGGGGCCGCATGGGGCAGCGCAGCCCGGGGCTGGCGGTCATCTTGGTTGGCGACAACCCTGCCTCCGAGGTCTATGTGGCAAGCAAGCGCAAGGCCTGCGCGGAGGTCGGAATCGTCTCGCTTGCCCACGACCTTCCCGCTAACTTCACCCAAGAACGTCTGCTCGCGCTGATTGATGACCTTAATCGCAACGCCGCCGTGGACGGCATCCTGGTGCAGCTCCCCCTGCCCGCGCACATTGACACCGAGACGGTGATCGAGCGGATTTTGCCCGACAAAGATGTGGACGGGTTTCATCCTTACAACATCGGGCGGCTAGCGCTGCGGCTGCCTTTATTACGGCCCTGCACACCGTACGGCGTGATGATGCTGCTGGAAAACACCGGACTGGCTATCCAGGGCAAACATGCTGTCGTGGTCGGCGCTTCGAATATTGTCGGACGTCCTATGGCGTTAGAGCTTTTGCTCGCCGGTTGCACCGTCACAGTGTGTCACCGCTTTACCATGGACCTTGCGGCGCAGGTCGCGCGTGCCGACATCGTGGTCTCCGCGGTTGGTAAACCGGGACTCATCAAGGGCGCCTGGATTAAACCAGGGAGTATCGTAATAGATGTCGGCATGAGCCGTTTGGAAAGTGGAGCATTGACCGGCGATGTGGAATTCGACGAAGCCAAACAACGCGCCGCCTGGATCACGCCCGTGCCGGGCGGTGTAGGGCCGATGACCGTGGCGACGCTGTTGCAGAACACCCTTTATGCCGCGGAGCAATTTCATACTAATTAG
- a CDS encoding TolC family protein produces MSLPCFSRAAWPLVVILAGTVLLGSVSPAADAAGLALDEVIKIAMRNNKDLQAARYVVDTARARLLQAGLPANPRLELAARSGFLFNNNGEYSISVGFSQQFPVAGRIARQKDVAQVDVDLASAEIKVAERKLAGEVAATFYRLVVLDKQIQERESLIGVDKKLVKLTRNRLKAAEVSELDVSTARIELARLQQERTLLQSQQATQLALLNQLLGRSAAQPLELDDSLARAQPLPGLAELQQQALSLRPDLRIESLSLERARADKELARAQRWEDWTVGVGVEQSRLSITGAPSQDTERALGVTLSIPLPWRNQNQGRIAEAIAAGTQATARMEALTLSISNAVASAYGESERLKAALQEYEHGILPVADRNVSLSQQAYGLGQIPIFSVVQAQRQHTDAHVAYLNTLDQYLQVLVSLRYGVGGSLGDTTLGPSITPDQQTGVTQGQQPATAPAQPAPGQLTP; encoded by the coding sequence ATGTCATTACCTTGTTTCAGCCGGGCCGCGTGGCCCCTGGTCGTTATCCTTGCCGGCACCGTATTGCTAGGCAGTGTCAGTCCTGCAGCTGATGCTGCCGGGCTGGCGCTTGATGAAGTCATCAAGATTGCCATGCGGAACAATAAAGATTTACAAGCGGCCCGCTATGTCGTGGATACGGCCCGCGCCCGTCTGTTGCAAGCCGGCCTGCCAGCGAATCCGCGCTTGGAGCTGGCGGCGCGCAGCGGCTTTCTTTTCAATAATAATGGCGAGTATTCCATCAGCGTGGGCTTCAGTCAGCAGTTCCCCGTGGCGGGACGCATTGCTCGCCAGAAAGATGTGGCGCAGGTCGATGTGGATCTGGCCTCAGCCGAGATCAAGGTGGCCGAGCGCAAGCTGGCCGGCGAGGTAGCGGCAACCTTTTACCGCCTAGTGGTACTGGATAAGCAAATTCAGGAACGGGAGAGCTTAATCGGCGTGGACAAAAAGCTCGTTAAGTTGACACGCAACCGCCTCAAGGCAGCCGAAGTGTCCGAGCTTGACGTGTCCACCGCTCGCATAGAGCTTGCACGCTTGCAACAGGAACGCACCCTGCTGCAAAGCCAGCAGGCGACACAACTGGCTCTCTTGAATCAGTTGCTCGGCAGATCCGCGGCACAGCCCTTGGAGCTGGACGATTCATTGGCCAGAGCGCAGCCCTTGCCGGGCTTGGCGGAGCTGCAACAACAGGCACTCAGCTTGCGTCCCGACTTGCGCATCGAGTCGTTGAGCCTGGAGCGCGCCCGTGCGGATAAAGAGTTGGCCCGCGCACAGCGCTGGGAGGACTGGACAGTCGGCGTGGGTGTAGAGCAAAGCCGTCTATCCATCACCGGTGCGCCGTCACAAGACACCGAGCGCGCCTTGGGCGTCACTCTGTCCATCCCGCTGCCTTGGCGCAATCAAAACCAGGGCCGCATTGCCGAGGCGATTGCCGCCGGCACGCAGGCTACGGCGCGCATGGAGGCGTTGACGCTTAGTATCAGCAACGCAGTGGCCAGCGCCTACGGCGAAAGCGAACGTCTGAAGGCGGCCTTGCAGGAGTATGAACACGGCATCTTGCCGGTCGCCGACCGTAACGTCAGCCTTTCGCAACAGGCCTATGGTTTAGGTCAAATCCCTATCTTTTCTGTCGTCCAGGCGCAGCGCCAGCATACCGATGCGCACGTTGCCTATCTCAACACCCTCGATCAATACCTGCAAGTGCTGGTGAGCTTGCGTTACGGGGTCGGCGGTTCTCTCGGAGATACGACGCTAGGCCCCTCTATTACGCCTGACCAGCAGACAGGCGTAACGCAGGGCCAACAGCCCGCCACAGCGCCAGCTCAGCCGGCGCCTGGCCAACTGACCCCTTAG
- the rimI gene encoding ribosomal protein S18-alanine N-acetyltransferase → MSAVLKQPAVSLRPMDPSDLSAIMAIEHRAYDYPWSEGVFLDCLRVGYCCWVCTNGEAIVGYAVMSVGGGEAHLLNICVSPEFRRQGLGRRLLDHMLDLAQQHNSDMALLEVRASNLAAIGLYRSMGFNEVGLRMGYYPAPNGKEDAIILARSLML, encoded by the coding sequence ATGAGCGCCGTACTGAAGCAGCCCGCCGTCAGTTTGCGGCCCATGGACCCGTCAGACCTGTCTGCGATCATGGCCATCGAGCATCGTGCCTACGATTACCCTTGGAGCGAGGGTGTCTTCCTCGATTGCCTCCGGGTAGGGTATTGCTGCTGGGTCTGTACCAACGGTGAAGCGATTGTGGGCTATGCCGTGATGTCGGTCGGCGGAGGCGAGGCGCACCTGCTCAACATTTGCGTGAGCCCCGAATTCCGCCGCCAGGGTCTCGGCCGCCGCCTGCTCGATCACATGCTGGATTTGGCGCAGCAACACAACTCCGACATGGCATTGCTGGAGGTGCGCGCGTCGAACCTGGCCGCAATCGGGCTTTATCGGAGCATGGGGTTCAATGAGGTGGGCTTACGTATGGGTTACTACCCTGCGCCCAACGGCAAAGAAGACGCTATCATCCTGGCGCGGAGTCTCATGCTCTGA
- a CDS encoding transporter, translating to MKMILMNIVKPQTVLLGAMLAGSTLFNPSAQAVEKTEAKVEIPTTAEAIWQSIDKRTEELARVIETGKLDEVHHHAFAIRDLVAALPARSGALPADKLAKVKTNSQFVATLAERLDASGDAKDKAGTESNFQKLQKVLKSIRENYSSSTRL from the coding sequence ATGAAGATGATATTGATGAACATTGTTAAACCCCAGACCGTTCTACTCGGCGCGATGTTGGCCGGCAGCACGTTGTTTAATCCGTCCGCGCAAGCGGTAGAAAAAACAGAGGCCAAAGTGGAGATTCCAACCACCGCTGAGGCTATTTGGCAGTCAATAGATAAACGGACCGAGGAGTTAGCCAGGGTTATCGAAACCGGCAAGCTGGATGAAGTACACCATCACGCCTTCGCCATCCGTGATCTCGTAGCGGCGTTACCGGCCCGTTCCGGCGCCTTACCTGCCGACAAGCTGGCAAAAGTTAAAACCAACAGTCAGTTCGTAGCGACTTTGGCGGAACGCCTGGATGCCAGCGGTGACGCCAAGGATAAGGCCGGCACGGAATCCAATTTCCAAAAATTGCAGAAAGTGCTGAAGTCGATTCGAGAAAATTACTCCAGCTCCACACGGCTTTAA